The following coding sequences lie in one Schistosoma mansoni strain Puerto Rico chromosome 3, complete genome genomic window:
- a CDS encoding putative 40s ribosomal protein S18: protein MDLMLPEKFQHILRVMNTNIDGQLKIMYAITSIKGVGRRYANVVCKKADIDLNKRAGELTEDEVEKLVTVMSNPRQYKIPDWFLNRQKDVDDGKHSQLMSGALETKLREDLERLKRIRSHRGIRHYWGLRVRGQHTRTTGRRGRTVGVSRKK, encoded by the exons ATG gaTCTTATGCTACCAGAAAAGTTTCAGCACATTCTTCGTGTTATGAACACGAATATTGATGGTCAACTGAAAATAATGTATGCTATAACTTCGATTAAAGGTGTTGGCCGACGCTATGCTAATGTAGTATGCAAAAAAGCTGATATCGACCTTAACAAGCGTGCTGGTGAACTAACTGAAGATGAGGTTGAAAAGCTTGTAACAGTTATGAGCAATCCAAGGCAGTACAAGATCCCTGATTGGTTTCTAAATAGACAGAAAGATGTCGATGATGGCAAACACTCACAGTTGATGTCTGGTGCTTTGGAAACTAAGCTGCGTGAAGATCTTGAACGATTAAAGAGGATAAGATCCCATCGGGGTATACGTCACTATTGGGG ATTGCGAGTTCGCGGTCAACACACAAGAACAACTGGACGACGTGGACGAACAGTCGGTGTATCTCGAAAGaaataa